The following are from one region of the Stigmatella ashevillena genome:
- a CDS encoding serine/threonine protein kinase → MKRPTTFGKYLLLERINVGGMAEVFIAKAFGVEGFERFLAIKKILPTMAEDQEFITMFIDEARISVQLNHANVVHIHELGKYEDTYFIAMEYVAGRDLRTILERYRRRKEIMPTAQAVFIASKMCEGLDYAHRKKDARGQDLSIIHRDVSPQNILVSYEGEVKIIDFGIAKATNRSQKTQAGILKGKFGYMSPEQVRGMPIDRRSDVFAVGVILYEMLTGEKLFVGESDFSTLEKVRNADVPLPRQFNPNCPAGLEKVVLKALAREPDERYLWGSDLQEDLMRFLLAGDAIYSSKHLSGFMKEAFAEDMLREAEKMERFSAIERPDQIETSGVTALPPQRPPRRTSLATPVPVASAPARATPPPHRAPPPDYIPPPTDEELAEMDGASDKTQIVDSAMALKGEEAAAVLYDDSQTGKNANPLSSDDTGRSQNPLHGDDTGGRLENPYTNSDSTMAAPMPTSAIPMLRPRGKSGPKSQVVIGEGEPESFGGATMIGPAPTSRRNEADEEQEEEKASTVALTSPESQDDELDEADGSMEDEGQEPTGEVPSGPARRTPPTQPAKPGGGSSKLLAKPLNPKLLMGAGAGVAVLLLIGILAVVFSGSDTGQIMFTVEPAERAQILVDEQPVAAGTVLELEPGEHKVVARAPGFQRKEMTVKILAGQKPQPVLLKLQRESEEKRPPVEVAQKPPEPGSARPSTAEAPPPSKPVAPQEPPKPPTFQAVFVGNKGAEILVDGKSAGQTPNAKAADLVAGKTYKFVARLAGYKPFSGEFEYEGQPEQQVSFDLEKEPQKEPAPVVATKVPEPKPEPKPKPPPPPKEPPKSKAMGKFACSTKPAGARIWVDGKDTGRETPVAIGNPLLLPVGNRKIVFKLNGKQTKPKTVLITEAEVAKLIGEPIE, encoded by the coding sequence ATGAAGCGTCCCACTACATTCGGGAAATACCTGCTGCTCGAGCGCATCAACGTCGGAGGTATGGCGGAGGTGTTCATCGCCAAGGCGTTTGGCGTCGAAGGCTTCGAGCGCTTCCTGGCCATCAAGAAAATCCTCCCCACGATGGCCGAGGACCAGGAATTCATCACGATGTTCATCGACGAGGCGCGCATCAGCGTTCAGCTGAACCACGCCAACGTCGTGCACATCCACGAGCTCGGAAAGTACGAGGACACCTACTTCATCGCCATGGAGTATGTGGCCGGCCGGGACTTGCGCACCATCTTGGAGCGCTACCGCCGTCGCAAGGAGATCATGCCGACCGCGCAGGCGGTCTTCATCGCATCCAAGATGTGTGAGGGGCTCGATTACGCGCATCGCAAGAAGGATGCACGTGGACAGGATCTGTCCATCATCCACAGGGACGTCTCTCCTCAGAACATCCTGGTCTCTTACGAAGGAGAGGTGAAGATCATCGACTTTGGCATTGCCAAGGCGACCAACCGCTCCCAGAAAACACAGGCGGGTATTCTCAAAGGCAAGTTCGGGTACATGAGCCCGGAACAGGTCCGCGGAATGCCGATCGATCGCCGGAGCGACGTCTTCGCGGTGGGCGTCATCCTCTATGAGATGCTGACCGGCGAGAAGCTCTTCGTGGGGGAGTCGGACTTCTCTACCCTGGAAAAAGTCCGCAACGCGGATGTGCCGCTGCCTCGCCAGTTCAACCCCAACTGTCCCGCAGGGCTTGAGAAGGTGGTTCTCAAGGCACTCGCGCGTGAGCCGGACGAGCGCTACCTCTGGGGGTCGGACCTTCAAGAAGATTTGATGCGGTTCCTGCTGGCAGGGGACGCCATCTACTCGTCGAAGCACCTGTCGGGTTTCATGAAGGAGGCCTTCGCAGAGGACATGTTGCGTGAGGCCGAGAAGATGGAGCGCTTCTCCGCCATCGAACGGCCTGATCAGATTGAGACCTCGGGCGTCACCGCGCTGCCCCCACAGCGGCCCCCGCGCAGGACGTCCCTGGCGACCCCCGTGCCAGTGGCTTCCGCTCCGGCGAGGGCCACCCCCCCTCCTCATCGAGCTCCTCCCCCCGATTACATTCCGCCCCCCACAGACGAAGAACTCGCTGAGATGGATGGGGCTTCGGACAAGACCCAGATCGTCGACTCGGCCATGGCCCTCAAGGGCGAGGAAGCCGCGGCGGTGCTCTACGACGACAGCCAGACGGGGAAGAACGCCAATCCCCTGTCCAGCGATGATACCGGGCGTTCTCAGAATCCGCTCCACGGCGACGACACGGGCGGACGGCTGGAGAATCCGTACACGAACAGCGACTCCACCATGGCAGCGCCGATGCCCACCAGCGCCATTCCGATGCTGCGGCCCAGGGGCAAGAGCGGTCCCAAGTCCCAGGTCGTCATCGGGGAAGGAGAGCCTGAGAGCTTTGGGGGTGCCACCATGATCGGTCCGGCGCCTACCTCCCGCCGGAACGAGGCCGACGAAGAGCAGGAAGAGGAAAAAGCATCCACGGTGGCGCTCACCTCGCCCGAGTCTCAGGATGACGAGCTCGACGAGGCCGATGGCTCGATGGAGGACGAGGGCCAGGAGCCGACGGGTGAAGTCCCCTCGGGTCCCGCAAGGCGCACTCCTCCCACCCAGCCCGCCAAACCGGGGGGAGGTTCCTCCAAGCTGCTGGCGAAGCCGCTCAATCCCAAGCTCCTCATGGGGGCTGGGGCGGGCGTGGCGGTACTCCTCCTGATCGGCATCCTCGCGGTGGTCTTCTCGGGCTCCGATACGGGGCAGATCATGTTCACGGTCGAGCCCGCCGAACGGGCGCAGATCCTCGTGGACGAGCAACCCGTGGCCGCGGGAACCGTTCTTGAGCTGGAGCCGGGAGAGCACAAGGTCGTGGCTCGGGCGCCCGGGTTCCAGCGCAAGGAAATGACGGTGAAGATCCTCGCCGGGCAGAAGCCGCAGCCCGTGCTGCTGAAGCTACAGCGCGAGTCTGAAGAGAAGCGGCCTCCTGTCGAAGTCGCTCAAAAGCCGCCAGAGCCCGGGTCTGCTCGGCCGTCCACGGCGGAAGCGCCCCCGCCCAGCAAGCCCGTCGCGCCCCAGGAGCCGCCCAAGCCGCCGACGTTCCAGGCGGTCTTCGTGGGCAATAAGGGTGCGGAGATCCTTGTTGATGGAAAGTCAGCCGGTCAGACGCCCAATGCGAAGGCCGCGGATCTGGTTGCTGGAAAAACCTATAAATTCGTGGCCAGGTTGGCGGGTTACAAGCCCTTCTCTGGCGAGTTCGAATACGAGGGGCAGCCCGAGCAGCAGGTGAGCTTCGATCTCGAGAAGGAGCCGCAGAAGGAGCCAGCGCCGGTAGTGGCCACCAAGGTTCCTGAGCCCAAGCCAGAGCCCAAGCCCAAGCCTCCTCCTCCGCCGAAGGAGCCGCCGAAGTCCAAGGCCATGGGCAAGTTTGCTTGCAGTACCAAGCCTGCGGGAGCACGCATCTGGGTGGATGGCAAAGACACAGGCCGGGAAACTCCGGTGGCCATCGGAAACCCGCTGCTCCTGCCCGTCGGCAACCGCAAGATCGTGTTCAAGCTCAACGGCAAGCAGACCAAGCCCAAGACGGTCCTCATTACAGAGGCTGAGGTTGCCAAGCTCATCGGTGAGCCCATCGAGTGA
- the gmk gene encoding guanylate kinase, protein MNESTLHPGLLLVLSAPSGAGKTTLAHRLLKEVPNAIFSASFTTRRPRGKEQDGVDYHFVDVATFQEKIERSEFVEWAEVHGHFYGSPQSVVEEARARRGVAIFDIDVQGGQAIKRKHPEAVLIFVLPPSMEELERRLRDRKTDSDETIRRRMLAARSEIERGIASYDYIVLNDDFERAFQELRSVVIAERCRRGRVDLSKLKLDKTSAADASR, encoded by the coding sequence ATGAACGAATCCACTCTTCATCCAGGACTGCTGCTGGTTCTCTCCGCGCCTTCTGGGGCGGGAAAGACCACGCTGGCGCATCGGCTTCTCAAGGAAGTGCCGAACGCGATCTTCTCGGCAAGCTTCACGACGCGGCGGCCCCGGGGAAAGGAGCAGGACGGGGTCGACTACCACTTCGTCGACGTCGCCACCTTTCAGGAGAAAATCGAGCGGAGCGAGTTCGTGGAGTGGGCCGAGGTTCACGGCCACTTCTATGGCAGCCCCCAGTCCGTGGTGGAGGAGGCGAGGGCCCGCCGGGGCGTCGCCATCTTCGACATCGACGTTCAGGGAGGGCAGGCGATCAAGCGCAAGCACCCTGAGGCGGTCCTGATCTTCGTCCTTCCTCCGTCCATGGAAGAGCTGGAGCGACGCCTCCGGGACCGGAAGACGGACTCCGACGAGACGATTCGCCGCCGCATGTTGGCTGCCCGCTCGGAGATTGAGCGAGGGATCGCCTCCTATGATTACATCGTGCTCAACGACGACTTCGAGCGGGCATTCCAGGAACTCCGCTCGGTGGTCATCGCGGAGCGCTGCAGGCGGGGCCGCGTGGATCTCTCGAAGCTGAAGCTGGACAAGACCTCTGCTGCGGACGCAAGCCGCTGA
- a CDS encoding YicC/YloC family endoribonuclease yields MLKSMTGFGAGRARVGDEEVSVEVRSLNHKFCEVKARLPRELSALDPSLVKQVKDRLARGSVELLVKRQVVTASGTVPVVDVALAQEYARAFRELASALGSTTEVSWAQVANQPGVIRLEEKGVDVESATKAVLTALEQALAALEQMRQVEGESIRADLDARLKLIEGWSREVAALAPRAVEDYRQRLAERVAELARGVAVDPQRLAQEVAMFAERTDIAEEVTRLASHLEQFRALMASSEPAGRRMDFLVQEMHREVNTTGSKSQHADISARVVSMKAEVERIREQVQNVE; encoded by the coding sequence ATGCTCAAGAGCATGACCGGGTTCGGAGCAGGACGCGCACGGGTCGGGGACGAGGAAGTCTCCGTGGAGGTGCGCTCGCTCAACCACAAGTTTTGCGAAGTGAAGGCCCGGCTCCCCCGGGAGCTGTCCGCGCTCGATCCAAGCCTGGTGAAGCAGGTCAAGGACCGGCTGGCCCGGGGCTCGGTGGAACTGCTGGTGAAGCGGCAGGTGGTCACTGCTTCTGGCACGGTGCCTGTCGTGGATGTGGCACTGGCCCAGGAGTACGCACGCGCCTTTCGCGAGCTGGCCTCGGCATTGGGCTCCACAACGGAAGTGTCCTGGGCCCAGGTGGCCAATCAGCCGGGAGTGATCCGGCTGGAGGAAAAGGGCGTCGACGTGGAATCCGCCACCAAGGCGGTCCTCACGGCCTTGGAACAGGCCCTCGCGGCCTTGGAGCAGATGCGCCAGGTGGAGGGAGAATCCATCCGGGCCGACCTGGATGCCCGGCTGAAGCTCATCGAAGGATGGAGCCGTGAGGTCGCGGCCCTGGCGCCGCGGGCGGTGGAAGACTACCGGCAGCGCCTGGCGGAGCGAGTGGCGGAACTGGCGAGGGGCGTCGCGGTGGATCCGCAGCGGCTGGCTCAAGAGGTCGCGATGTTCGCGGAGCGTACGGACATTGCGGAGGAAGTCACCCGGCTGGCGAGCCACCTCGAGCAATTCCGGGCCCTGATGGCGAGCAGCGAGCCTGCGGGCCGCCGCATGGATTTTCTCGTCCAGGAGATGCACCGCGAGGTGAACACGACGGGCTCCAAGAGCCAGCACGCGGACATCTCCGCGCGCGTGGTCTCGATGAAGGCTGAAGTCGAACGCATCCGCGAACAGGTGCAGAACGTCGAATGA
- a CDS encoding glycosyltransferase family 9 protein — translation MPWYKRLELWAKLALTFAASALLWRPGRRRPPGTPLPPPRKILLVRPDNRVGEALLTTPLLRTLKELTGAEAPPSVHVLVHAKVARALAGHPSLDALISFDRRRLWLGPLAPGIRPLRRERYDVVVDCANWEAPSVTSAIVSRLAGPHAAVIGPQVWPVSLLHSLSVPARVGTRREAAQRAHLLTPLTHGRIIDALSFREPNIGEGFRAYLRELQGPCAVVNPGGRLGERRIPPEAFAAAARALLAAGRLPIIAWGPGEEPLAQTVAKGAPGARVAPATNLDELAALMRAAGLTVTNNTGPMHLSVAVGAPTLGLFLRMDMERWGHPSAPHRMVDLTSDVHSGSGLEARVFEEARSFALSLAEKPA, via the coding sequence ATGCCCTGGTACAAGCGGCTTGAGTTGTGGGCAAAACTCGCGCTGACTTTCGCGGCCTCCGCCCTCTTGTGGCGCCCAGGCCGCCGACGCCCCCCTGGAACACCGCTCCCTCCCCCTCGGAAGATTCTCCTCGTGCGCCCGGACAACCGGGTCGGGGAAGCGCTGCTCACCACCCCCCTGCTCCGCACGTTGAAGGAGCTGACCGGGGCCGAGGCGCCTCCCTCGGTCCACGTCCTCGTCCACGCCAAGGTCGCCCGGGCGCTTGCTGGGCATCCCTCTCTGGATGCGCTCATTTCGTTTGACCGCCGACGGCTTTGGCTCGGACCGCTCGCGCCCGGTATCCGCCCCCTGCGCCGCGAGCGCTATGACGTGGTGGTGGATTGCGCCAACTGGGAGGCCCCCTCCGTCACTTCGGCCATCGTCTCCCGGCTCGCGGGCCCTCATGCCGCCGTCATCGGCCCCCAGGTCTGGCCCGTGTCCTTGCTTCACTCGCTCTCTGTGCCCGCCCGGGTGGGCACGCGCCGGGAAGCCGCCCAACGGGCCCATCTGCTCACCCCGTTGACCCACGGGCGCATCATCGACGCTCTGTCCTTCCGGGAGCCGAACATCGGAGAGGGCTTCCGCGCCTACCTCCGTGAACTCCAGGGCCCCTGTGCGGTGGTGAACCCCGGCGGCCGGCTGGGGGAGCGCCGCATCCCTCCCGAGGCGTTCGCCGCGGCAGCACGGGCCCTGCTCGCCGCAGGGCGTCTGCCCATCATTGCCTGGGGACCTGGGGAAGAGCCCCTGGCGCAGACCGTTGCGAAGGGGGCGCCTGGCGCACGCGTGGCCCCCGCCACGAATCTGGATGAGCTCGCCGCCCTCATGCGCGCCGCGGGGCTCACTGTGACCAACAACACCGGGCCGATGCACCTCTCGGTGGCCGTGGGGGCTCCCACCCTGGGGCTTTTTCTTCGCATGGACATGGAGCGCTGGGGACATCCCTCCGCCCCGCACCGGATGGTGGATCTCACCTCCGATGTCCACTCAGGCTCGGGGCTGGAAGCCCGCGTCTTCGAGGAAGCCCGCTCCTTCGCCCTGTCCCTCGCGGAAAAGCCCGCTTAG
- a CDS encoding adenylyltransferase/cytidyltransferase family protein encodes MSTLDKIRTLPQVVEERERWRAEGRTVALANGIFDLLHVGHVRYLQGARELADVLVVAVNSDASTRAYKGPGRPYIPESERAELVAALECTSRVILFEEPNVRSLIRALKPDVHVKGTDYTPDSIPEADEVRAYGGRTAVAGDPKNHSTTEIARRTGREGGKG; translated from the coding sequence ATGAGCACGTTGGACAAGATTCGGACGCTGCCCCAGGTGGTGGAGGAGCGGGAGCGGTGGCGCGCGGAAGGGCGGACGGTGGCCCTGGCAAACGGCATCTTCGACCTGCTGCACGTGGGCCACGTGCGGTACCTGCAAGGGGCGCGGGAGCTGGCGGACGTTCTGGTGGTGGCGGTGAACTCGGACGCTTCGACGAGGGCCTATAAAGGACCGGGGCGGCCCTACATCCCGGAATCCGAGCGGGCGGAGCTGGTGGCGGCGCTGGAGTGCACCTCCCGGGTCATCCTCTTCGAGGAGCCGAACGTGAGGAGCCTCATCCGGGCACTCAAGCCAGACGTGCATGTGAAGGGGACGGATTACACGCCGGACTCCATCCCAGAAGCAGACGAGGTGCGGGCCTACGGAGGACGCACTGCGGTCGCGGGGGATCCGAAGAACCACAGCACGACCGAGATTGCCCGGCGCACGGGCCGGGAAGGCGGGAAGGGCTAA
- a CDS encoding bifunctional heptose 7-phosphate kinase/heptose 1-phosphate adenyltransferase translates to MATGSTTRALSSLIQLPQGFARKRVLLVGDLVADRYIYGQTDRVSREAPVLIVRHESSEVKLGGGANVAANVRALSGQVTAVGALGVDEMGRALRQLFSAAGIRVNAAGARGIQTETKTRILAGGMSTTRQQMLRVDRGQRGPLPPRLRKTLARLVEKAAQDADAVVVSDYGAGVVGEEVRGVLKRLAGDGMPVCVDSRYTLASFVGVTVCKPNEPELEVLTGRPLRTEADLREAGHAALKRLGCRALLVTRGRHGMALFDETGGVDLIPVHGAKEAVDVTGAGDTVIATFALALAAGASFGEAARLANVAGSLVVQKQGTATVSREELLGELRGGR, encoded by the coding sequence ATGGCCACAGGTTCGACCACGCGTGCGCTGTCTTCGTTGATCCAGCTCCCGCAGGGCTTCGCGCGCAAACGGGTGTTGCTGGTCGGAGATCTCGTCGCGGACCGCTACATCTATGGACAGACGGACCGGGTGAGCCGGGAGGCGCCGGTGCTCATCGTCCGGCACGAGTCCTCCGAGGTGAAGCTGGGAGGCGGTGCGAACGTTGCCGCGAACGTCCGGGCGCTCTCGGGACAAGTCACGGCGGTGGGAGCGCTGGGGGTGGACGAGATGGGACGCGCGCTGCGCCAGTTGTTCAGCGCGGCGGGGATCCGGGTGAACGCGGCGGGAGCCAGGGGCATCCAGACCGAGACCAAGACGCGCATCCTGGCGGGAGGCATGAGCACCACGCGCCAGCAGATGCTCCGGGTGGACCGGGGACAGCGAGGCCCCCTGCCGCCGAGGCTGCGCAAGACGCTGGCGCGGCTGGTCGAGAAGGCCGCGCAGGATGCCGACGCGGTGGTGGTGTCCGACTACGGGGCGGGAGTGGTGGGGGAGGAGGTGCGGGGCGTGCTGAAGCGGCTGGCGGGGGACGGAATGCCGGTGTGCGTGGACAGCCGCTACACGCTGGCGTCTTTCGTGGGGGTGACGGTGTGCAAGCCCAACGAGCCTGAACTGGAGGTGCTCACGGGCAGACCCCTGCGGACGGAAGCGGACCTGAGGGAAGCGGGACATGCCGCGCTCAAGCGGCTCGGGTGCAGGGCGTTGCTGGTGACGCGGGGGCGGCACGGGATGGCGCTCTTCGACGAGACGGGCGGGGTGGACCTGATCCCCGTGCACGGTGCGAAGGAGGCGGTGGACGTCACGGGGGCAGGAGACACGGTGATTGCCACCTTCGCGTTGGCCTTGGCGGCAGGGGCGAGCTTTGGAGAGGCGGCGAGGCTGGCGAACGTGGCGGGCTCGCTGGTGGTGCAGAAGCAGGGCACGGCAACGGTGTCCCGGGAAGAGCTGCTCGGGGAACTGCGAGGCGGGAGATGA
- the lpxK gene encoding tetraacyldisaccharide 4'-kinase: MSAESRLAPPSEPSTAIERLFYPPHPEPWSRRALLSPVAALAWGYGLGVRVRKSLYDSHLWKGERIEGLRVISVGNVNVGGMGKTPAVLYLAERLVEAGRKVGILTRGYGRLSKSPLTFTGTGPLPSIEEAGDEPLLLARRCPKVRILVGADRRALARRARDEFGLEVVLLDDGFQHRQLARDEDVVVVDESVGFGNGCLLPRGPLREPLSALKRATLIWVRAAQGPAASLPLLPERRVRTRYQPSAWVDPGGAIHPAGALRGVSVLALAGLARPGSFLRTLNHLGVEVRDSALFPDHHRFTEGELRDIETRASRQGVRVVTTEKDAVRLPHGFPAWAVRLGVEVLEGELLLREALGLRGGRAAPST, encoded by the coding sequence ATGAGCGCGGAGAGCCGGTTGGCACCGCCGTCCGAGCCCTCCACGGCCATCGAGCGGCTCTTCTATCCGCCCCATCCCGAGCCTTGGAGCCGACGGGCCCTGTTGTCGCCCGTGGCGGCGCTGGCCTGGGGCTATGGGCTGGGCGTCCGAGTCCGGAAGTCGCTCTACGACAGCCACCTTTGGAAAGGTGAACGCATCGAGGGACTCCGAGTCATCTCCGTGGGGAACGTGAATGTGGGCGGAATGGGCAAGACCCCGGCGGTCCTCTACCTCGCGGAACGGTTGGTGGAGGCGGGCCGGAAGGTCGGCATTCTCACGCGGGGGTACGGGCGCCTGTCGAAGAGTCCCCTGACGTTCACGGGGACGGGCCCCCTGCCATCGATCGAAGAGGCAGGAGATGAGCCCCTGTTGCTGGCGCGCCGATGCCCGAAGGTGCGGATTCTGGTCGGGGCGGACCGCCGGGCACTGGCAAGGCGGGCGCGGGATGAGTTCGGCCTGGAGGTGGTGCTCCTGGACGACGGCTTCCAGCACCGGCAACTGGCGAGGGACGAGGACGTGGTGGTGGTGGATGAGTCCGTGGGTTTTGGCAACGGGTGCCTGTTGCCGCGAGGGCCCCTGAGGGAGCCTCTCTCTGCACTGAAGCGAGCCACCCTCATCTGGGTGCGAGCGGCGCAAGGACCTGCGGCGAGCCTGCCCCTGCTTCCGGAGCGTCGGGTGAGAACGCGCTACCAACCGTCGGCTTGGGTGGACCCCGGCGGAGCGATACACCCCGCAGGGGCTCTGCGCGGGGTGTCGGTGCTGGCGCTGGCGGGGCTGGCCCGCCCGGGAAGCTTCCTCCGGACCTTGAACCACCTGGGGGTGGAGGTCCGGGATTCCGCCCTCTTCCCCGACCATCACCGGTTCACGGAAGGGGAACTGCGAGACATCGAGACGCGCGCCAGTCGGCAGGGCGTGCGCGTGGTGACGACAGAAAAGGATGCCGTGCGCCTGCCTCACGGCTTCCCGGCCTGGGCGGTCCGTCTCGGGGTGGAGGTGCTGGAAGGAGAGCTCCTGCTCCGGGAGGCGCTGGGGCTGAGGGGAGGACGGGCTGCCCCTTCGACTTGA
- a CDS encoding glycosyltransferase, whose amino-acid sequence MRILHLLASPFWSGPAENVALLALAQREAGHEVTVAVDRRRTKVGAEEPAVPRFEALGLLDSEGLELSVKSPPWRIWRDLRTLRARHVDVVHTHFSHDHLLARWAKPRGAVLIRSVHAPRSIRASLPRADAYTVPASSEVVRLMGRTVRVLPPLVDALFRPPEDRQRLRESLAVDGAPLIGMVSTFQPSRRHELGVAAFARLLQDQPEARLVLVGDGQLVEPIRQRVGALGLQERVLFAGYQQGESFVRWLQSLDEVWILGLGNDWSGRAAAQARACGVRVVAVEEGALPALADVRVGQLTPEAVVAASRSGERALVAHPSNQRIAQDVVLLYERVLGAR is encoded by the coding sequence GTGAGGATTCTGCACCTGCTGGCAAGCCCGTTCTGGAGTGGGCCCGCGGAGAACGTGGCCCTGCTGGCCCTGGCTCAGCGGGAGGCCGGACATGAGGTGACGGTGGCGGTGGATCGCAGGCGCACGAAGGTGGGCGCGGAGGAGCCCGCCGTCCCGCGGTTCGAAGCCTTGGGGCTGCTGGATTCAGAAGGGCTGGAGCTGTCCGTGAAGTCTCCCCCGTGGCGAATCTGGCGGGATCTGCGGACGCTGCGAGCCCGGCACGTGGACGTGGTGCACACGCACTTCTCGCACGATCACCTCCTGGCACGCTGGGCGAAGCCGAGGGGGGCGGTGCTCATCCGCTCGGTTCACGCACCACGGTCCATCCGGGCCTCGCTGCCGAGGGCCGATGCCTACACGGTCCCGGCCTCCTCGGAGGTGGTGCGGCTGATGGGCAGAACGGTCCGGGTTTTGCCGCCATTGGTGGACGCCCTGTTCCGGCCTCCGGAGGATCGACAGCGGCTGCGGGAGAGTCTGGCGGTGGACGGGGCGCCGCTGATTGGGATGGTCTCGACGTTCCAGCCCTCGAGGCGGCATGAGCTCGGGGTGGCGGCCTTTGCGCGGCTGCTTCAGGACCAGCCAGAGGCCCGGTTGGTGCTGGTGGGAGACGGGCAATTGGTCGAGCCCATCCGCCAGAGGGTTGGCGCGTTGGGCCTTCAGGAACGGGTCCTCTTCGCCGGTTACCAGCAGGGGGAGTCTTTCGTGAGGTGGCTCCAATCGCTCGACGAGGTGTGGATTCTGGGGTTGGGAAATGACTGGAGCGGCCGCGCGGCGGCACAGGCGCGTGCCTGTGGGGTCCGGGTCGTGGCGGTGGAAGAGGGCGCCTTGCCCGCGCTGGCGGATGTCCGCGTCGGACAGCTCACGCCCGAGGCGGTGGTGGCGGCTTCTCGCTCCGGGGAGCGGGCGCTCGTGGCGCACCCCTCCAATCAGCGGATTGCCCAGGACGTGGTGTTGCTCTACGAGCGGGTCCTGGGGGCCAGATGA
- a CDS encoding glycosyltransferase family 4 protein — MPLVIHPHFHRRYTGITRHVETVVRELARGMETRVIGPHLEPTLPRIRWGELWGRLRREPMVWHAHRNNEMLLGLMLRLLGRRVKLVFTRHASQKASAYTRGLARNADAVVALTSEGVEAIALPATIVPHGIDLGRFRPPADRDEAWRKLGVGGRYGVGVVGRIRPAKGQGDFVEAIRPLLSLHPEWTAALVGLAKGKDAQWMASLCEGLGNRLVLPGEQQVVHPWYQGLSILVHPSYTEGYSMVHIEAMASGCCVVSSRLKYLDTLIEHGRTGFFFEPGDVKGMRELLDMLMREPQRAQAVGRNAAEHAQSKCGVEHEAHALQNLYDALLAG; from the coding sequence ATGCCCCTGGTGATTCATCCCCACTTCCACCGGAGGTACACGGGGATCACGCGTCATGTGGAGACGGTGGTTCGGGAGCTGGCGAGGGGAATGGAGACGCGTGTCATCGGGCCTCATCTGGAGCCCACCTTGCCGCGAATCCGCTGGGGAGAGCTCTGGGGACGGCTGCGGCGTGAGCCCATGGTGTGGCATGCGCACCGCAACAACGAGATGTTGCTGGGCCTGATGCTGAGGCTGCTGGGCAGACGGGTGAAGCTGGTCTTTACGCGGCACGCCTCGCAGAAGGCCAGCGCCTATACCCGGGGGCTGGCGCGGAACGCGGACGCGGTGGTGGCGCTCACGAGTGAAGGGGTGGAAGCGATCGCGTTGCCCGCGACGATCGTCCCCCACGGGATCGACCTCGGACGGTTCCGGCCTCCCGCGGACCGGGACGAGGCCTGGCGCAAGTTGGGGGTGGGAGGGCGTTACGGCGTGGGGGTGGTGGGGCGGATCCGACCGGCGAAGGGACAGGGTGACTTCGTCGAGGCCATCCGGCCGCTGTTGTCCCTTCATCCCGAGTGGACAGCGGCGCTCGTGGGGCTGGCCAAGGGGAAGGACGCGCAGTGGATGGCGTCGCTGTGCGAGGGGCTCGGAAACCGCCTGGTGCTGCCAGGGGAGCAGCAGGTGGTGCACCCCTGGTACCAGGGGTTGAGCATCCTGGTTCACCCCTCTTATACGGAGGGGTACTCGATGGTGCACATCGAGGCGATGGCCTCGGGGTGCTGTGTGGTGTCGAGCCGGTTGAAGTATCTGGACACCCTCATCGAGCATGGCCGGACGGGCTTTTTCTTCGAGCCAGGGGATGTGAAGGGGATGCGAGAGCTGCTCGACATGCTGATGCGTGAGCCCCAGCGGGCGCAGGCCGTCGGCCGGAACGCGGCTGAGCACGCGCAGAGCAAGTGCGGTGTCGAGCACGAGGCCCATGCGCTTCAGAACCTCTACGACGCGCTGCTTGCGGGCTGA